In the Pungitius pungitius chromosome 5, fPunPun2.1, whole genome shotgun sequence genome, one interval contains:
- the chfr gene encoding E3 ubiquitin-protein ligase CHFR, which translates to MDGYRRGRPWGKLVKVDSSETILLFNRECTVGRKKGCYLSFPANKLVSGEHCKIVQDQSSGLVWLEDTSTNGTVINMSKLVKKQTHMLQSGDIIYFVYRKSEPEQNIAYVYHSIQMEHAASEHGYEMERAAHSPGPFPLSVEPVMLPKASRDQPLEDPQPSTSSSLFCVGSHGASGPVATTACPASDQAKVAAPAQEKLLDDTEPESKRRKTDYMEDCDLDLPHTSSTERLCSAKGGLLTKPPVEVTKTDKMEESLTCVICQDLLHDCVSLQPCMHVFCAACYSGWMERSSLCPTCRCPVERIRKNHILNNLVEAYLIQHPEKCRSDEDLKSMDSRNKITQDMLQPKVERSFSDEEGSSDYLFELSDNDSDSSDIGQPVVVCRQCPGYRREVGQVLLSTGSNYWLPCLPDPPPTLPPPKPPTEEGSAQPTGEQPSTSSAIPSASQEYRCPAQGCHLICTCCLQPMPDRRAEPTGEQVIAQRCVLCQRPFCHMYWGCQRIGCQGCLARFSELNLTDKCLEGVLNNNNYESEILQNYLSSRGKSWRDLLHESLQAFQQGNYYLSDWRISPNAILCFCCGLRAFKELAYKYRQNIPTPELPAAVTSRPNCYWGRNCRTQVKAHHAMKFNHICEQTRFKS; encoded by the exons ATGGACGGTTACCGGAGGGGACGCCCTTGGGGAAAGCTCGTCAAAGTGGACTCCAGTGAAACCATCCTGCTTTTTAACCGGGAATGCACAGTTGGCCGGAAAAAGG GATGTTATCTGTCCTTCCCAGCCAACAAACTGGTCTCAGGGGAGCACTGCAAGATTGTGCAAGACCAAAGCTCGGGGCTGGTGTGGCTTGAAGACACCAG CACTAATGGTACAGTGATCAACATGTCCAAACTGGTCAAGAAGCAAACTCACATGCTACAGAGCGGCGACATCATCTACTTTGTATACAGGAAAAGTGAGCCAGAACAAA ACATTGCCTACGTTTACCATTCCATCCAAATGGAGCACGCTGCATCAGAACATGGTTATG AGATGGAGAGGGCAGCCCACAGTCCTGGCCCTTTCCCACTCTCAGTGGAGCCCGTCATGCTCCCGAAGGCTTCTCGTGATCAACCCCTGGAAGACCCTcagccctccacctcctcgtcccTCTTCTGTGTCGGGAGCCATGGCGCTTCTGGTCCCGTGGCAACCACGGCCTGTCCCGCTTCAG ACCAGGCTAAAGTTGCTGCcccagcacaggaaaaactcctaGATGACACGGAGCCAGAAAGCAAGAGGAGGAAAACTGATTACA TGGAAGATTGTGATTTGGACTTGCCACACACCTCGAGCACAGAGCGGCTCTGTTCAGCTAAAGGAGGTCTTCTGACCAAGCCTCCTGTGGAAGTGACTAAGACTGACAAGATGGAGGAGAGCCTGACGTGTGTCATTTGTCAAGACCTGCTGCATGACTGCGTTAG CTTGCAGCCTTGCATGCATGTCTTCTGTGCTGCCTGCTACTCGGGCTGGATGGAGCGCTCTTCTCTTTGCCCAACCTGCCGCTGCCCGGTGGAAAGGATTCGTAAGAACCACATCCTCAATAACCTGGTGGAGGCCTACCTCATCCAGCACCCAG AAAAGTGCCGCAGTGATGAGGACCTAAAGAGCATGGACAGCCGTAACAAGATAACTCAGGACATGTTGCAGCCCAAAGTTGAGCGCTCGTTCTCGGATGAGGAGGGCAGTTCAGATTACCTCTTTGAGCTCTCTGACAACGACAGTGACTCCTCAGACATTGG TCAGCCTGTGGTGGTGTGCCGACAGTGTCCCGGCTACCGGAGGGAGGTCGGTCAGGTGCTGTTATCCACCGGTTCCAACTACTGGCTCCCTTGTCTGCCAGACCCTCCACCTACACTTCCTCCACCCAAACCGCCCACTGAGGAGGGGTCCGCACAGCCTACGGGGGAGCAACCCTCAACATCCTCCGCCATCCCCTCAG CGTCTCAGGAGTACCGCTGCCCCGCTCAGGGCTGCCACCTCATCTGCACCTGCTGCCTCCAGCCGATGCCGGACCGACGGGCCGAGCCGACCGGCGAGCAGGTCATCGCTCAACGAT GTGTGCTGTGCCAGCGACCCTTCTGTCACATGTACTGGGGCTGCCAGAGGATCGGCTGTCAAGGCTGTCTGGCTCGATTCAGCG agCTCAATCTGACAGATAAATGCCTGGAGGGGGTGCTGAACAACAATAACTATGAATCAGAGATCCTCCAA AACTACTTGTCTTCCAGAGGGAAGTCGTGGAGAGATCTGCTCCACGAGTCTTTGCAGGCCTTCCAGCAGGGTAACTACTATCTGTCAG ATTGGCGTATCTCTCCAAATGCCATCCTGTGCTTCTGCTGCGGGCTGCGGGCGTTCAAGGAGTTGGCTTACAAGTACAGACAGAACATCCCCACGCCTGAACTGCCAG CTGCCGTTACTTCTCGTCCCAACTGTTATTGGGGACGCAACTGTCGTACACAGGTGAAGGCACATCATGCAAT gAAATTCAACCACATATGTGAGCAGACACGTTTCAAGAGCTGA